A region from the Sphingobacteriales bacterium genome encodes:
- a CDS encoding phosphatidylserine decarboxylase family protein, whose product MRRTYIHKEGWKIVLTVFFVVLLINLLTNYIIHAGNTVSWVVFILTFSIFCFVTYFFRNPRRHIITDDDKIICPADGKVVVIEEVFEPEYFEDKRLQVSVFMSPSNVHVNRAPIAGEVKYSKYHDGKYLVAWHPKSSTENERTSLVIDNGTIDVLVRQIAGKVARRIVYYLEEGDTIEQGADFGFIKFGSRVDLFLPLDTKINVHLGQKVKGGITVIGELMK is encoded by the coding sequence ATGAGAAGAACGTATATTCATAAAGAAGGATGGAAGATTGTGCTGACTGTTTTTTTTGTAGTACTGCTCATTAACCTTCTTACGAATTATATCATTCACGCAGGCAATACCGTAAGCTGGGTGGTCTTTATCCTTACCTTCTCCATATTTTGTTTTGTCACCTATTTCTTCCGCAATCCGCGCAGGCATATCATCACCGATGATGACAAGATCATTTGTCCTGCTGACGGCAAGGTTGTGGTGATAGAAGAAGTATTTGAACCGGAATATTTTGAAGACAAGCGTTTGCAGGTTTCGGTATTCATGTCGCCGAGCAATGTACATGTGAATCGTGCTCCGATAGCAGGTGAAGTGAAATATTCCAAATACCACGACGGGAAATACCTGGTGGCATGGCATCCGAAATCCTCCACCGAGAATGAACGTACATCTTTGGTGATTGATAACGGAACGATAGATGTATTGGTCAGACAGATAGCCGGAAAAGTGGCGCGTCGCATCGTTTATTACCTGGAAGAAGGGGACACCATCGAACAGGGGGCGGATTTCGGCTTTATCAAATTCGGCTCCCGGGTGGATTTATTCCTGCCATTGGATACCAAAATCAATGTCCATCTCGGCCAGAAGGTGAAAGGCGGGATTACCGTCATAGGAGAGTTGATGAAATGA
- a CDS encoding DNA/RNA non-specific endonuclease → MKKSYPLLFLVFCFSCMLNVKGQDSISYQLQKDIFRNLETTRLSYVRKLIDSVGLAEPVNGEIIARHAAFVSSYNSVHRLPNYVVHVIPKDILYGSQTRTNDYRTDPLIKQAMSDSSDYWLSGYDRGHLAASADFKWSKKALSESYYYSNIIPQNHLLNKGAWNKLEMQIREWAIDNDELIVVTGPVLRDSLPKIPKGSKKVSIPEYLFKIVLDYYPPVYKALAFIYPNKDVPFELEKHAVSIDSIETLTGIDFFPKLTDSLESMLEAQQDLLSFDKNYFKQLKASQFTPKDYGKGKINTLQAKDHIGREACVCGKVISTKYSENGKTNPTYINLDRKYPEQVFTLMIFGNDRLNFSYKPEEFLQGKSICVKGKVGEFKGVPQIIANREKQVEILKE, encoded by the coding sequence ATGAAAAAATCATACCCGCTGTTATTTTTAGTTTTCTGTTTCTCCTGCATGCTGAATGTCAAAGGGCAGGACTCCATCTCCTATCAGCTGCAAAAGGACATTTTCAGGAATCTGGAGACAACCCGGCTAAGTTATGTCCGCAAACTGATAGATTCTGTCGGGTTGGCAGAGCCTGTCAACGGAGAGATCATAGCCAGGCATGCTGCATTTGTATCCAGTTACAATTCAGTTCACCGCCTGCCTAATTATGTGGTGCACGTTATCCCTAAAGATATTCTGTACGGCAGCCAAACCCGCACCAATGATTACAGGACCGATCCGCTGATTAAACAGGCTATGTCTGACTCTTCCGACTACTGGCTGAGCGGCTACGACCGTGGACACCTTGCTGCCTCGGCGGATTTCAAATGGAGCAAAAAAGCGTTGAGTGAATCCTATTACTACTCGAACATCATCCCTCAAAACCATCTGCTGAATAAGGGTGCCTGGAACAAGCTGGAAATGCAGATCCGGGAGTGGGCCATTGACAACGATGAGCTGATAGTCGTGACCGGGCCGGTCTTAAGAGACAGCCTGCCTAAGATTCCTAAGGGTTCCAAAAAAGTTTCAATACCGGAATATCTGTTTAAAATCGTTTTGGATTATTATCCGCCGGTTTACAAAGCCCTCGCATTTATTTATCCGAATAAGGATGTGCCGTTTGAATTGGAAAAACATGCGGTGAGCATCGACAGTATCGAAACACTGACCGGCATTGATTTTTTCCCAAAATTGACTGACAGCCTTGAAAGTATGTTAGAAGCGCAGCAGGATCTGTTATCTTTCGATAAAAACTATTTCAAACAACTGAAAGCATCGCAGTTCACCCCGAAAGATTACGGAAAAGGAAAAATCAATACCCTGCAGGCAAAGGACCACATCGGCAGGGAGGCTTGTGTGTGCGGTAAAGTGATCAGCACCAAATACAGTGAGAACGGCAAAACCAATCCCACCTACATCAACCTGGATAGAAAATATCCCGAACAGGTATTTACCCTCATGATCTTTGGGAATGACAGATTGAATTTTTCCTACAAACCGGAAGAATTCCTGCAGGGTAAATCGATCTGCGTGAAAGGAAAAGTCGGAGAATTCAAAGGTGTCCCTCAAATCATTGCGAACAGGGAAAAACAAGTGGAGATATTAAAGGAATAG
- a CDS encoding long-chain fatty acid--CoA ligase: MEVKRLFDVLHYQKENYPQQVALASIKDGIWWKVSTDELLTLSNNMSLGLLKLGIQKGDKVAVVTSANRTEWNICDQGIGQIGAINVPLYPTISESDYEYILNHAEAKICIVSDAKLFSKVRNLKEKVVSLQGIYTFEEVEGASHYEEIMKLGEGGDVAQIKAISDTVDPTDLATLIYTSGTTGTPKGVMLSHHNIVSNVLTVRAELPLQTGHTCLSFLPLCHIFERMVIYTYLHAGANVYYSDIDTLKEKLGTVRPHFFTTVPRLLEKVYEGIVNKGLALTGIKKKLFFWALELADKYDYDQKPSFTFKIADKLIFSKWREGLGGRILGIVTGSAACPLKMARVFSAAGIPIREGYGLTETSPVLTFNRFAEGGAMLGTVGMPIKEVEIKIADDGEIIAKGPNIMMGYYKDPEKTLEVLTEDGWFSTGDVGTFVTNNAGNKFLKITDRKKELLKTSGGKYVAPAPIESKFRENFFIEQIMVVGESKKFVSALIVPAFTVLEQFAAENDIPFSSREELIAHPKVMAKYQSIVDELNPNFSHIEQIKKFRLLKSEWTPETGELTPTMKLKRKVINETYQKEIEAIYND, translated from the coding sequence ATGGAAGTTAAAAGATTATTTGACGTTTTACATTATCAAAAAGAAAATTACCCTCAGCAGGTCGCGCTGGCAAGTATAAAAGACGGTATCTGGTGGAAAGTAAGTACGGATGAATTATTGACACTCTCCAATAATATGAGTTTAGGCCTCCTGAAATTAGGCATACAAAAAGGAGACAAAGTGGCTGTGGTTACCTCCGCCAACAGAACGGAATGGAATATCTGTGATCAGGGAATTGGACAGATTGGCGCTATCAATGTTCCATTATATCCTACCATCAGCGAATCGGATTATGAATATATCCTGAACCATGCGGAAGCAAAAATCTGTATAGTATCGGATGCCAAGCTTTTCAGTAAAGTGAGAAATCTGAAAGAAAAAGTGGTCAGCCTGCAGGGGATTTACACTTTTGAAGAGGTGGAAGGCGCCAGCCATTATGAGGAAATCATGAAACTGGGAGAAGGCGGTGATGTTGCCCAGATAAAGGCAATCAGCGATACCGTTGACCCAACCGATTTAGCAACGCTCATCTATACTTCCGGGACGACCGGAACACCAAAAGGTGTCATGCTGTCACATCATAATATCGTTTCCAATGTGTTGACGGTAAGAGCTGAATTGCCATTGCAAACCGGACATACCTGCCTCAGCTTTTTGCCGCTGTGCCATATTTTTGAAAGAATGGTCATCTATACCTATCTGCATGCCGGGGCCAATGTATATTACTCCGACATTGATACGCTGAAAGAGAAACTGGGTACCGTACGACCGCATTTCTTTACAACCGTACCCCGCTTACTGGAAAAAGTATACGAAGGCATCGTAAATAAAGGACTGGCGCTGACCGGCATCAAAAAGAAATTATTTTTCTGGGCGTTGGAGTTGGCCGACAAATATGATTACGACCAGAAACCTTCCTTCACCTTTAAAATAGCGGACAAGCTTATTTTTTCCAAATGGAGAGAAGGACTGGGCGGACGCATACTCGGAATCGTTACGGGTTCTGCTGCATGCCCGCTGAAAATGGCGCGCGTATTTTCCGCTGCCGGCATACCGATTCGCGAAGGCTATGGCTTAACGGAAACCTCTCCGGTACTCACGTTTAACCGCTTCGCGGAAGGCGGCGCCATGCTGGGTACTGTGGGAATGCCGATTAAAGAGGTGGAAATCAAGATCGCCGATGACGGAGAAATCATTGCCAAAGGCCCGAACATCATGATGGGTTATTATAAAGATCCGGAAAAAACCCTTGAAGTGCTGACGGAAGACGGATGGTTCTCTACCGGAGATGTAGGCACATTTGTCACCAACAACGCCGGAAACAAGTTTTTAAAAATTACCGACCGAAAAAAAGAACTCTTAAAGACTTCAGGCGGAAAATATGTGGCACCGGCTCCTATTGAGAGCAAGTTCCGCGAAAACTTCTTCATCGAACAAATCATGGTGGTGGGTGAAAGCAAGAAATTTGTTTCCGCACTCATAGTTCCTGCTTTTACGGTATTGGAACAGTTTGCGGCTGAAAACGACATCCCCTTTTCTTCCAGAGAGGAGTTGATTGCCCATCCGAAAGTAATGGCAAAATACCAAAGTATCGTGGACGAACTCAATCCGAATTTCAGCCATATCGAACAAATCAAGAAATTCAGGTTGTTGAAATCAGAATGGACTCCGGAAACAGGAGAACTTACTCCGACGATGAAACTGAAAAGAAAAGTCATCAACGAAACTTACCAAAAAGAGATAGAAGCCATTTATAACGACTAA
- a CDS encoding long-chain fatty acid--CoA ligase: MSVSYSRIFDIIEYQQQTHPLKVCLARREDKKHWTNYSTSDFIQTARKVSQGLIRLGLQKGDKIAIISVSNRPEWHFIDLACLQTGVVDIPIYPTISSKEYEYIFNHAEVKYVFVSEKLMYRKISQILQNIPSLKGVYSFDDVETVKNWKELMVEDEVLEQQLSAIKASIQPNDLATIIYTSGTTGIPKGVMLSHHNIVTNVRDCLHDVPVKKGDIILSFLPLCHVFERTLNYAYFGACASVYYADGLETISEHLQDIKPHYFATVPRLLERVYEKIIKKGKTLTGFKKQLFFWSVNQAQQIPLGKPRTFTEASKLMVANNFVFSKWREALGGRIKSIIYGSAPLQPKLATIFTNAGIPVLEGYGLTECSPVVSVVPSKEKEYRAGCVGKLLPSVQVQIAEDGEILIKAPSVMVGYYKDPEETRNVFNEEGWLLTGDIGEFTADGFLKITDRKKELFKTSGGKYVAPSPIENKLKESFYIEQVALVGDGEKFVAALIVPSFENLKEWAAKQDISFLSNEELIQHQAVKQFYKDIITDFNSNFGKVEQIKQFELLSDEWTVENGLLTATMKLRRKALKEKYKELIDSFYNKI, translated from the coding sequence ATGAGCGTGTCGTACAGTAGAATTTTTGATATCATTGAATACCAGCAGCAAACACATCCCCTCAAGGTCTGTTTAGCCCGGAGAGAAGACAAGAAGCACTGGACCAATTATTCCACTTCGGATTTTATCCAAACTGCCCGTAAAGTAAGTCAGGGATTAATCCGGCTGGGGTTGCAGAAAGGAGATAAAATTGCCATCATCTCTGTCTCCAACCGTCCGGAATGGCATTTTATCGACTTAGCCTGTCTTCAGACTGGTGTGGTCGATATTCCGATTTATCCCACTATCAGCAGCAAGGAATATGAATATATTTTCAACCATGCAGAAGTTAAGTATGTCTTTGTTTCCGAAAAACTGATGTATAGGAAGATATCCCAGATTCTGCAGAATATACCGAGTTTAAAGGGAGTTTACAGTTTCGATGATGTAGAGACCGTAAAGAACTGGAAAGAACTTATGGTGGAAGATGAAGTGCTGGAGCAGCAACTTTCAGCCATCAAAGCATCCATCCAGCCGAATGATTTAGCCACCATCATCTACACCTCCGGTACCACCGGAATACCCAAAGGCGTGATGCTGTCGCACCATAATATCGTAACCAATGTGAGAGACTGCCTGCACGACGTTCCGGTTAAAAAAGGAGATATCATCCTGAGCTTTCTGCCGCTGTGCCATGTATTTGAACGCACCCTCAACTATGCCTATTTCGGGGCATGCGCCTCTGTCTATTACGCCGACGGACTGGAAACCATTTCCGAACATTTGCAGGATATTAAGCCGCATTATTTTGCCACCGTACCGCGACTGCTGGAAAGGGTTTACGAAAAAATCATCAAAAAAGGGAAAACGCTCACCGGCTTCAAGAAGCAATTATTCTTCTGGAGTGTCAACCAGGCCCAGCAGATTCCATTGGGAAAACCCAGGACATTTACAGAAGCTTCCAAATTAATGGTTGCCAATAATTTTGTGTTCAGCAAATGGCGGGAAGCCTTAGGCGGCAGAATCAAATCCATCATTTACGGATCGGCGCCGCTGCAGCCGAAACTGGCCACCATCTTCACGAATGCAGGTATTCCTGTACTTGAAGGGTATGGCCTGACTGAATGCTCACCGGTGGTGAGCGTGGTTCCTTCCAAGGAAAAGGAATACCGAGCCGGCTGCGTGGGGAAACTGCTGCCGAGTGTTCAGGTACAAATTGCGGAAGACGGAGAGATACTGATCAAGGCACCCAGCGTGATGGTGGGTTATTACAAAGACCCTGAAGAAACCAGGAATGTATTTAACGAAGAAGGCTGGCTGCTGACCGGAGATATCGGGGAATTTACAGCGGACGGGTTCCTGAAAATCACCGACCGTAAGAAAGAATTATTCAAAACATCCGGTGGTAAATATGTGGCTCCTTCTCCGATTGAGAACAAACTCAAGGAATCGTTTTATATCGAGCAGGTCGCACTGGTCGGAGACGGGGAAAAGTTTGTCGCCGCCCTGATAGTTCCTAGTTTTGAGAATCTGAAAGAGTGGGCGGCCAAACAGGATATTAGTTTTTTATCTAATGAGGAATTAATTCAACATCAGGCTGTAAAACAATTTTACAAGGATATAATTACCGATTTTAATAGTAACTTTGGGAAAGTGGAACAGATTAAACAGTTTGAACTGCTGTCCGATGAATGGACGGTGGAAAATGGCTTGTTAACCGCCACCATGAAACTGCGCCGTAAAGCGCTGAAAGAAAAATACAAGGAATTAATCGACTCTTTTTACAACAAAATCTGA
- a CDS encoding T9SS type A sorting domain-containing protein produces the protein MKRIFTVLSIFLTIYAFGQKTYVYFQNNTSLSLGVNCTQTGDHVMAASEWWGTTGNLTPWQRNTNVLWTNRDAGVHNGNTFYHTVNLTSGGETVQLKLKMTGSLIGSSIWCSAAGPGFSQAWYTDRNFHSQNFMLNGKSVTIKYAFYFTGGYDDILYTLHENDPFPIQAADIANPRKVNILSQNAYMRPSELFFDDQDVRKDYYDDVLHNYDAIIFQELFDDDVRVSMLSQLAAEYPYQSTIVDVPNHGALDPVQDGGILIVSRWPIETQDQFLFGNNCNADDCLAYKGFKYCKINKLGVKYHLFGTHMDAFNEEIDVNIRKAQLQQAKTYIAGKSIPADEAVLFGGDLNIDKITNKWGEYDSLWTPFFGAQAPVFDNPLNPSWNSQTNHYLSGTSDPAEYLDYVLPMKSNLLPTTTINQVTPYRTNADAMWKKFDISDHYGIRGIFEYPGSVPTCVIPGGLIVSAITATSCTASWSAVSGTSGYNVRYKTVAGTVWTTLSAAANTVTITGLSGGTAYEVQVQNKCAGLLNSSWSTSVNFNTLNTACTDSYEANESRTAAKAIAVNTDIFAKIATSADVDWFKFSNATAQKNIKVVLSNLPANYDLQLYDSKGNLLRTSANTGTTNEQVTYNTTKTGTYYARVYGVSGTSSAACYTLKAIISNTSLRLSEPEESDTEISQETAVRLYPNPVKDDLTLEFNMAEEGRVYLSVFDIYGKLVSSETYNGYDGINAIYKNVTDLENGFYIVTLSDSDNLLYKGKFVKN, from the coding sequence ATGAAAAGAATATTTACCGTACTAAGCATATTCCTCACCATTTATGCTTTCGGGCAAAAGACATATGTCTATTTTCAGAACAACACCTCGCTGTCACTTGGTGTGAACTGTACCCAAACAGGCGATCATGTTATGGCAGCTTCTGAATGGTGGGGAACGACAGGCAATCTGACCCCATGGCAGCGCAATACCAATGTACTGTGGACAAACAGAGATGCAGGCGTGCATAACGGCAATACGTTTTATCATACGGTCAATTTGACTTCGGGAGGTGAAACGGTTCAGCTGAAACTTAAAATGACAGGAAGCCTAATCGGAAGTTCCATCTGGTGTTCTGCAGCTGGCCCCGGATTTAGCCAGGCCTGGTATACGGATAGAAATTTCCACTCACAGAATTTTATGCTTAACGGTAAATCCGTTACCATTAAATATGCCTTTTACTTCACAGGGGGATATGATGATATACTGTATACCCTGCACGAGAATGATCCCTTTCCGATTCAGGCTGCTGACATAGCCAATCCGAGAAAGGTAAACATACTGTCACAAAACGCTTATATGCGTCCTTCAGAATTATTCTTTGACGATCAGGATGTACGAAAAGATTACTACGATGATGTTTTGCATAATTACGATGCAATTATATTTCAGGAACTATTCGACGATGATGTGCGGGTAAGCATGCTGTCTCAGCTGGCTGCAGAATATCCATACCAGTCGACAATTGTTGATGTCCCGAACCATGGTGCGCTGGACCCGGTACAGGATGGAGGGATATTGATTGTGAGCCGTTGGCCGATAGAAACACAGGACCAGTTCTTATTCGGAAATAATTGTAATGCAGATGATTGTCTGGCATACAAGGGATTTAAATACTGTAAAATAAACAAGCTGGGGGTGAAATATCACCTATTTGGAACACATATGGATGCGTTTAATGAAGAGATAGACGTGAACATAAGAAAAGCACAGCTGCAGCAGGCTAAAACCTATATTGCGGGTAAGTCCATCCCTGCTGATGAGGCGGTATTATTTGGAGGGGATTTAAATATAGATAAGATTACGAATAAGTGGGGAGAATATGACAGTTTGTGGACGCCATTCTTTGGTGCGCAGGCTCCGGTATTTGATAATCCGCTAAATCCTTCGTGGAATTCTCAAACGAATCACTATTTGTCAGGCACGAGTGATCCGGCAGAATACCTGGATTATGTGCTGCCGATGAAATCCAATTTACTGCCTACCACTACTATTAATCAGGTAACCCCATACAGAACCAATGCAGATGCCATGTGGAAGAAATTTGACATCAGTGATCATTATGGAATAAGAGGGATTTTCGAATACCCCGGCAGTGTTCCCACCTGTGTAATTCCAGGCGGATTAATTGTTTCTGCTATCACAGCAACCTCGTGCACGGCATCCTGGTCAGCAGTGAGTGGCACTAGCGGTTATAATGTCCGCTATAAAACTGTTGCAGGTACAGTCTGGACAACCTTGTCAGCGGCAGCAAATACCGTTACGATTACAGGTCTTAGTGGCGGGACTGCCTATGAAGTACAGGTACAGAACAAATGTGCGGGCTTATTGAACAGTTCCTGGTCAACGAGTGTAAATTTCAATACACTGAATACTGCCTGCACAGATAGTTATGAAGCTAATGAAAGCAGAACGGCAGCTAAGGCTATAGCGGTCAATACGGATATCTTCGCCAAGATTGCCACTTCTGCAGATGTGGACTGGTTTAAATTTTCCAATGCAACCGCACAGAAAAACATTAAAGTGGTGCTGTCTAATTTGCCTGCCAATTATGATTTGCAATTGTATGACAGCAAAGGCAATTTACTCAGGACATCTGCCAATACCGGAACAACAAATGAGCAGGTGACCTATAATACCACCAAAACCGGTACTTATTATGCCAGAGTGTATGGTGTGAGCGGTACTTCCAGTGCCGCCTGTTATACTCTTAAGGCGATTATTTCCAATACAAGTCTCAGATTGTCGGAGCCGGAAGAATCTGATACGGAGATTAGTCAGGAAACGGCTGTGCGGTTATATCCAAATCCGGTGAAAGATGATCTGACCTTAGAATTTAATATGGCAGAAGAGGGTAGGGTGTATCTGTCCGTATTTGATATTTATGGGAAACTCGTCTCCTCAGAAACATACAACGGATATGACGGAATCAATGCGATATACAAGAATGTAACTGATTTAGAGAACGGATTTTATATCGTAACGCTGTCAGATTCAGACAATCTCTTATACAAAGGAAAGTTTGTCAAGAACTAA
- a CDS encoding UvrD-helicase domain-containing protein: protein MRTIMRKSSNLVLYKASAGSGKTYALAKEYLKIVLLNPGDYNKILAVTFTRKATAEMKSRIIEYLSLLEKKDKKLEGLRNVVIAEIKAEKDVDISQHFDGNVSKALQLILHDYSNFNISTIDSFFQGIIRSFAKELDLPIGMEVELDTGKVIGVAVQNTLKDYKQDKDEFSRWLEEYLFDLLEEDKSWKIEQNIAKLASQILGEEYQLMVMNNDQRFDIQTYKNALSELKQIIVQYKRKLDFLTKEAEQKIARDRLDLSLYFQGNRSVQSFINKTSAYAPEANSFLLKMLDDGELYSKTKIKEEVVIRQLEHAWNSYLKPYVQDVLEWKEEHFARYVSAELVLKNIYSLALLAYINSKLKEYKSEQNLMLISDTNHIISLIAQHEEVPFIFEKSANFLKYILIDEFQDTSSLQWNGMLPLLLEILQNVNGRVLIVGDPKQSIYRWRGGKMELIVDGIAPDLSYHWDGRKDVPLVENYRSAPEIVRFNNALFSKIRDSITLEHPLFRQVLEDVIQSEKKAELNGFVQCKWLDKKGVPEGEDIHLHEVLNIIESLNGTKRYGDIAVLTRNNADGFSVANFLQQKNIPVVSAESLLLQHQQSIKLLIAAMQYIAYPEEDFYAVKLNYLFAGFTGKEHAEQYLAKHAAEYYFFEEQISFLQRKNAQKLSAVSVLELVFLLMKELGLDIQTDSYLWRFQDIVLQHGRQQINSLVDFLEYWEANKSKLSILPPEGMDAVQIYTIHKSKGLQFPVVILPYADWSMKPKPTSSIWVKSNEPPFDELKAFPVEMNKKMESSLFASFYQKEVEATYMDNINLLYVACTRPEEQLYILSDIQKENKSDELPANVSELLKNILSGLTLENSTCTDDEFIFGKRSEAPTSSETQKGVKSIAPGFIHNFKANLPLSGSEEHNEAQVKGNMLHTILSKVHRPDQWHKAVASTALNQKEVAIYSTAVKKVIDFFEQQQWYDASWQHLSEQSVWFKQNELRPDKVLLKEDQCIIIDYKTGAKEKKHTAQVKEYMAAYATILQRPVSGFLLYIDTLELQAVN, encoded by the coding sequence GTGCGAACAATCATGAGAAAATCATCCAATCTGGTACTCTATAAAGCATCGGCAGGTTCCGGCAAGACCTATGCATTGGCAAAAGAGTATTTGAAGATTGTGCTGTTAAACCCGGGTGATTACAATAAAATCCTGGCAGTCACCTTCACCCGAAAGGCTACTGCAGAGATGAAATCGCGTATCATTGAGTACCTGAGCTTACTGGAAAAAAAGGATAAAAAGCTGGAGGGACTCAGAAATGTTGTCATAGCAGAAATAAAAGCAGAGAAAGATGTCGATATTTCACAGCATTTTGATGGGAACGTGAGCAAGGCCCTGCAACTAATCCTCCATGATTATTCCAATTTTAACATCTCGACCATTGACAGCTTTTTTCAGGGTATCATCCGCTCATTCGCCAAAGAATTGGATTTGCCTATTGGGATGGAAGTCGAGCTCGATACAGGGAAGGTTATCGGTGTTGCCGTGCAGAACACCCTGAAGGATTACAAACAGGATAAGGATGAATTTTCCAGATGGCTGGAAGAATACCTGTTTGACCTGCTGGAAGAGGATAAAAGCTGGAAGATAGAGCAAAATATAGCCAAACTGGCTTCTCAGATCCTGGGGGAAGAATATCAGCTGATGGTTATGAATAACGACCAGCGCTTTGACATACAAACATATAAGAATGCCTTGTCTGAATTAAAGCAGATTATTGTCCAATACAAGCGGAAATTAGATTTCTTAACAAAAGAGGCAGAACAAAAAATAGCCCGTGACCGTCTCGATTTAAGCCTGTATTTTCAAGGAAACAGAAGTGTTCAGTCGTTCATTAACAAGACTAGCGCTTATGCTCCTGAAGCCAATTCCTTTCTTCTCAAAATGCTGGACGACGGAGAATTATATTCCAAAACCAAAATAAAAGAGGAAGTTGTTATCCGCCAGTTGGAACATGCGTGGAACTCCTACCTGAAGCCTTATGTTCAGGATGTGCTGGAATGGAAAGAGGAGCATTTTGCGAGATATGTATCGGCGGAACTGGTACTTAAGAATATCTATTCCTTAGCGTTGCTGGCGTATATCAATTCTAAGCTGAAGGAATACAAGTCTGAACAAAATCTGATGCTGATATCCGATACCAATCATATCATCAGCCTGATTGCACAACACGAAGAGGTACCCTTTATCTTTGAGAAATCAGCCAATTTCTTAAAATATATTCTGATTGATGAGTTTCAGGATACATCCTCTTTGCAATGGAACGGTATGCTTCCGCTGCTGCTGGAGATTTTACAAAACGTAAACGGACGGGTGCTGATTGTCGGCGATCCGAAACAAAGCATTTACCGCTGGAGAGGCGGCAAAATGGAATTGATTGTGGATGGCATCGCTCCGGATCTGTCCTATCACTGGGATGGACGAAAAGATGTCCCGCTCGTCGAGAACTACAGGAGTGCCCCGGAAATAGTCCGGTTCAATAATGCATTATTTTCCAAAATAAGAGATTCTATTACTCTGGAGCATCCGTTGTTTCGGCAGGTATTGGAGGATGTGATTCAGTCGGAGAAGAAAGCAGAACTAAACGGTTTTGTTCAGTGCAAGTGGCTGGATAAAAAGGGTGTTCCTGAAGGCGAAGACATACACCTGCATGAAGTGCTAAATATTATTGAGTCATTAAATGGAACAAAACGATACGGCGATATAGCCGTACTGACTCGCAATAATGCGGATGGATTTTCCGTGGCTAATTTCCTGCAGCAAAAAAACATTCCAGTCGTATCCGCCGAATCCCTGTTGCTGCAGCATCAGCAATCCATAAAATTGCTGATAGCCGCCATGCAGTACATCGCTTATCCGGAGGAAGATTTTTATGCGGTTAAACTGAACTATCTGTTTGCCGGTTTTACAGGTAAAGAACATGCAGAACAATACCTCGCCAAACACGCAGCTGAATATTATTTTTTCGAAGAGCAGATCTCATTTCTACAACGAAAGAATGCTCAAAAATTATCGGCTGTTTCTGTCCTTGAACTGGTGTTTTTATTGATGAAAGAACTTGGGCTCGATATTCAGACGGACAGCTATCTCTGGCGTTTTCAGGATATCGTATTGCAGCATGGTCGCCAGCAGATCAATTCGCTGGTTGATTTTCTGGAATACTGGGAAGCGAATAAATCCAAATTATCGATACTGCCGCCGGAAGGAATGGATGCGGTACAGATTTATACCATTCATAAATCCAAAGGACTGCAGTTTCCGGTTGTCATCCTGCCGTATGCCGACTGGAGTATGAAGCCTAAGCCCACATCCTCCATTTGGGTGAAAAGCAATGAACCGCCTTTTGATGAACTGAAGGCATTTCCCGTAGAAATGAATAAGAAAATGGAGAGCAGTTTGTTTGCCTCATTTTATCAAAAAGAAGTAGAGGCAACGTATATGGACAACATCAACTTGTTGTATGTGGCCTGTACGCGTCCGGAAGAGCAATTGTACATTCTTTCGGATATACAAAAAGAAAATAAGTCGGATGAATTGCCCGCAAATGTAAGCGAACTGCTGAAAAATATCCTGTCCGGATTAACGCTTGAAAATAGCACCTGCACGGACGATGAATTTATTTTCGGAAAGCGGTCAGAGGCCCCAACTTCTTCAGAAACACAGAAGGGTGTAAAATCGATTGCTCCCGGTTTCATACATAACTTTAAGGCAAATCTCCCATTGTCCGGAAGTGAAGAACACAATGAAGCGCAGGTGAAAGGCAATATGCTGCATACGATCTTGTCTAAAGTGCATCGCCCTGACCAATGGCACAAAGCGGTTGCATCCACCGCTCTAAATCAGAAAGAAGTGGCGATATACAGTACTGCCGTCAAAAAGGTGATTGACTTTTTTGAACAACAACAGTGGTATGATGCATCCTGGCAGCACTTGAGTGAACAATCCGTTTGGTTTAAACAAAATGAACTGCGCCCGGATAAAGTCCTGCTGAAGGAGGATCAATGCATCATCATAGATTATAAAACCGGTGCGAAAGAAAAGAAACATACCGCACAGGTGAAAGAATATATGGCAGCGTATGCCACCATTTTGCAAAGACCTGTTTCCGGGTTTCTGCTGTATATTGATACCCTCGAACTTCAAGCCGTTAACTGA